Proteins encoded by one window of Bacillus rossius redtenbacheri isolate Brsri chromosome 3, Brsri_v3, whole genome shotgun sequence:
- the LOC134531293 gene encoding sialidase-like, with protein MPPPEVHTSTTPGGQTTTKAEWSHCADADTLLTMSLLETRILPMPLQPTPPPPPAWNATGAAPRLNWATSPHFPDNQQAAEAVAYNAKTITPPPTPPPPPAENATGAALHLNMATTPHFQAGPQAAEAVPYHAMINTPPPTPPPPTAVKAHGGLTRCKLAMMPHPPEDKTTTEVTTTTEATITEDHQGKPLRWRRPRGSATCRGIYSQPDADYHILTSYRRYLQPVLTRSVTLPFGARPSHIRNESRTGGGNFTKGVPLPPAAHVTKSVPLPPAAQVNKGVPLTPAMHVNTGVPLTPSTHINTAMHITKGVPLIPDMHITKDVPLMHVNKGVPLTPVTTGVPLMHITTGVPLTPAAHVSKGVPPPHTTHITKGMPPLHITTGMPLMHVSKGMPRPHTTHVSKGVPPPHTMHVTKGVLPPHVTKGVPPPHVTMGMPLMHVTKGVPPPRTPLCYATARH; from the exons ATGCCGCCCCCAGAAGTTCACACATCCACAACTCCTGGGGGCCAGACGACCACGAAAGCCGAGTGGTCACACTGTGCGGACGCCGACACGTTGCTCACAATGTCTCTTCTTGAGACGAGAATACTCCCGAtgccactgcaaccgacgccACCACCACCGCCCGCCTggaacgctactggtgcggcaCCGCGTCTCAACTGggcaacatcgccgcacttcccagACAACCAACAGGCCGCCGAAGCAGTTGCATATAATGCCAAGACCATCACACCacccccgacgccgccgccaccgcctgccgagaacgctactggtgccGCGCTGCATCTCAACATGGCAACAACGCCGCACTTCCAAGCCGGCCCACAGGCTGCCGAGGCAGTTCCGTACCATGCGATGATCaacacgccgcccccgacgccgccgcccccaactgccgtgaaggctcACGGAGGGTTGACGCGGTGCAAACTGGCCATGATGCCACATCCGCCAGAGGACAAAACGACCACTGAAGTGACAACGACCACTGAGGCGACAATAACAGAAGATCACCAGGGGAAACCACTCCGATGGCGCCGCCCACG GGGATCAGCCACCTGCCGAGGTATCTACAGTCAACCCGATGCCGACTACCAcattttgacgtcgtaccgacgctaccttCAGCCGGTTCTCACCCGATCAGTGACCCTCCCGTTCGGAGCGCGCCCCAGCCACATCCGGAACGAGTCAA GGACGGGTGGCGGCAATTtcaccaagggcgtgccactTCCACCTGCCGCGCACGTCACCAAGAGTGTGCCACTTCCGCCGGCCGCGCAAGTCAACAAGGGCGTGCCACTCACGCCCGCCATGCACGTCAACACGGGCGTGCCACTCACGCCATCCACGCACATCAACACCG CCATGCACATCACCAAGGGTGTGCCACTCATACCCGATATGCACATCACCAAGGACGTACCACTCATgcacgtcaacaagggcgtgccCCTTACACCCGTCACCACGGGCGTGCCACTCATGCACATCACCACAGGCGTGCCACTCACGCCTGCCGCGCACGTCAGCAAGGGCGTGCCACCACCGCACACCACGCACATCACCAAGGGCATGCCACCACTGCACATCACCACGGGCATGCCACTCATGCACGTCAGCAAGGGCATGCCACGACCACACACCACGCATGTCAGCAAGGGTGTGCCACCACCGCACACCATGCACGTCACCAAGGGCGTGCTACCACCGCACGTTACCAAGGGCGTGCCACCACCGCACGTCACCATGGGCATGCCACTCATGCATGTCACCAAGGGCGTGCCGCCACCACGCACGCCACT GTGCTACGCCACCGCCCGCCACTAA